In one window of Microtus pennsylvanicus isolate mMicPen1 chromosome 2, mMicPen1.hap1, whole genome shotgun sequence DNA:
- the Ccdc166 gene encoding coiled-coil domain-containing protein 166: MAPKKKRGPSAGRKQTGENAEAPLSERAQYLQREYSMLSEELVSCEQRVDEVLQNNKFLDSEALRLRDENRLFASYMSAHTQRCANTIVRLEDQNRVDLAQIRWQRAELASLYQGRENGVRAQLLEMKTRAENMTQQVLELQPYKELQLEQLARIRTLERELLHMRVEHTQLLHRVKRRFLDDKAAFEREARLHVHSLTRRSEREAARALIAHTQAIKMDNGRLRLELLRLLHRGQLLKDLRQQLLEQREQLHRDHENMRNLQRVHGWLHRGPGGPPLWHPSQTHQPDLLIESPDSPVESSLTTLGQSHVASRTPSVAQSHRMSKTSSVISYDSSLVPSLRAGSVIAPVGSSHQGSRVPSLSLSQRGSQISSLVQSGKNSRVASMAVSSATSVFQPRSRENSRISPQPSIREYSQDTDTSAKSGSRLLSNLSQDRVPLSPPLEETANTYDDTEVVLEQT; this comes from the exons ATGGCTCCCAAGAAGAAGCGCGGACCAAGCGCTGGGCGCAAGCAGACGGGCGAGAACGCTGAGGCCCCACTCTCCGAGCGCGCGCAGTACCTGCAACGCGAGTACTCAATGCTCTCAGAGGAACTGGTGTCCTGTGAGCAGCGGGTGGACGAGGTGCTACAGAACAATAAGTTCTTGGACAGCGAGGCGCTGCGCTTGCGCGATGAAAACCGGCTTTTCGCCAGTTATATGAGCGCGCACACGCAGCGCTGCGCCAACACCATCGTGCGCCTTGAGGACCAGAACCGCGTGGACCTGGCACAGATCCGGTGGCAACGAGCCGAGCTGGCGTCGCTTTACCAAGGGCGCGAGAACGGGGTACGTGCACAGCTGCTGGAAATGAAGACGCGCGCGGAAAACATGACCCAGCAGGTGCTGGAGCTGCAGCCCTACAAG GAACTGCAGCTGGAGCAGCTGGCACGAATCCGGACCCTGGAGCGCGAGCTGCTGCACATGCGCGTGGAGCACACGCAGCTCCTCCACCGGGTGAAGCGACGCTTCCTGGATGACAAGGCTGCTTTTGAGCGCGAGGCACGCCTGCACGTGCACTCCCTGACGCGCCGCTCAGAGCGGGAGGCGGCGCGTGCCCTCATTGCTCACACACAGGCCATCAAGATGGACAATGGGCGTCTCCGACTTGAACTCCTGAGGCTTCTCCACCGAGGCCAGTTACTGAAGGACCTGAGACAACAGCTGCTAGAGCAGCGGGAGCAGCTGCACAGGGATCACGAGAACATGCGGAACCTGCAGCGCGTGCATGGCTGGCTGCACAGGGGCCCCGGGGGGCCTCCACTCTGGCATCCGTCCCAAACCCACCAACCTGACTTGCTTATCGAGTCACCTGACTCCCCGGTGGAATCATCCCTTACAACTCTTGGCCAATCACATGTGGCCTCCCGCACCCCATCGGTGGCCCAGTCACACCGAATGTCCAAGACTTCTTCTGTAATATCCTATGATTCTTCTCTGGTCCCGTCTCTGAGGGCTGGGTCTGTGATTGCTCCCGTGGGTTCATCACATCAGGGATCCCGAGTCCCATCACTGAGTCTCTCGCAACGGGGCTCGCAGATCTCGTCTCTGGTCCAGTCAGGAAAGAACTCAAGGGTTGCATCCATGGCCGTATCGTCCGCTACTTCTGTCTTTCAGCCGCGATCGCGCGAGAACTCCAGGATCTCTCCACAGCCCTCCATTCGTGAATACTCTCAAGACACTGACACCTCTGCAAAGTCTGGCTCCAGGCTTCTCTCCAATCTGTCCCAGGATCGGGTTCCTCTCAGCCCACCACTGGAAGAGACAGCAAACACCTATGATGACACAGAAGTTGTACTGGAGCAAACCTGA
- the Mapk15 gene encoding mitogen-activated protein kinase 15 — translation MPDAQLPLHPKTCPTQWLAAGDATVPRAFGDSLPTPTPTPRAALTRGPKRTGGAGYKPRPLAQAQGGTPRPPFPSQRINRSSTEKESVNAKSLRLPLSMCAAEVDRHVAQRYLIKRRLGKGAYGLVWKAVDRRTGDVVAIKKIFDAFRDQTDAQRTFREVTLLQEFGDHPNIIRLLDVIPAENDKDIYLVFESMDTDLNAVIQKGRLLEDIHKRCIFYQLLRATKFIHSGRVIHRDQKPANVLLDAACRVKLCDFGLARSLSDLPEGPEGQALTEYVATRWYRAPEVLLSCRWYTPGVDMWSLGCILGEMLRGQPLFPGTSTFHQLELILETIPLPSMEELQGLGSDYGALILQNLGSKPRQTLDALLPPDTPPEALDLLKRLLAFAPDKRLSAEQALQHPYVQRFHCPDREWTRGSDVRLPVHEGDQLSAPEYRNRLYQMILERRGNSRSPREEGLWGAASRVELRASPARAQLLKPGVLPQVPAETPARKRGPRPQNNPAHNPEHVEVPRQSSDPLFQFPPPGRGERPPGATAQPPSAPSGVKTNVRVVAPSLTSQAAAQAVNRALIRCDLARGGGPREAGARRVPSRLSREAPEPRPGRRMFGTSASQGAQGAARAALGGYSQAYGTVCRSALGRLPLLPGPRA, via the exons ATGCCCGACGCTCAGCTTCCTCTGCATCCTAAGACGTGCCCAACTCAGTGGCTGGCAGCGGGCGATGCTACTGTGCCCAGGGCATTCGGGGATAGccttcccaccccaacccccaccccgcGAGCAGCACTGACCAGGGGACCCAAGCGAACAGGTGGAGCTGGCTACAAACCCCGCCCATTGGCGCAAGCGCAGGGAGGCACACCGCGGCCGCCGTTCCCAAGCCAACGGATCAACAGGTCCAGCACCGAGAAGGAGTCTGTGAACGCCAAGAGCCTTCGCCTGCCTCTCTCCATGTGTGCTGCCGAGGTGGACCGCCACGTAGCCCAGAGATACCTGATCAAGCGAAGGCTTGGGAAGGGG GCCTATGGCCTTGTGTGGAAGGCAGTGGATCGGAGGACTGGTGATGTAGTGGCCATCAAGAAAATCTTTGATGCCTTTAGGGACCAGACAGATGCTCAG AGAACCTTCAGGGAAGTCACACTTCTCCAG GAGTTTGGGGACCATCCTAACATCATCCGCCTGCTTGACGTGATCCCAGCAGAGAATGACAAGGATATTTACCTGGTGTTTGAGTCCATGG ACACTGACCTGAACGCAGTCATCCAGAAGGGCAGACTACTGGAGGATATCCACAAGCGGTGCATCTTTTACCAGCTCCTGAGGGCCACCAAGTTTATCCACTCAGGGCGTGTCATCCACCGGGACCAGAAG CCAGCCAACGTTCTACTGGATGCTGCATGCCGGGTGAAACTCTGTGACTTTGGCCTGGCACGCTCCCTGAGTGACCTCCCTGAGGGACCTGAGGGCCAGGCCCTGACGGAGTATGTGGCCACACGCTGGTACCGCGCTCCAGAGGTTCTTCTCTCCTGCCGATG GTACACCCCTGGGGTGGACATGTGGAGCCTGGGCTGCATATTGGGAGAGATGCTTCGGGGGCAGCCGCTGTTTCCTGGCACATCTACTTTCCACCAGCTGGAGTTGATCCTGGAGACCATCCCGTTGCCCTCCATGGAGG AGCTCCAGGGCCTTGGCTCAGACTACGGTGCTTTGATTCTGCAGAATCTTGGGTCCAA GCCACGGCAGACGCTGGACGCCCTCCTGCCGCCAGACACCCCCCCAGAAGCCCTGGACCTCCTCAAACGACTCTTGGCGTTTGCTCCGGATAAGCGGCTTAGCGCGGAGCAGGCGCTGCAACACCCCTACGTGCAAAG ATTCCATTGCCCCGACCGCGAGTGGACACGGGGATCCGACGTGCGGCTCCCGGTGCACGAAGGAGACCAGCTCTCTGCACCAGAGTATCGCAACCGCCTGTACCAG ATGATCCTGGAGCGGAGGGGGAACAGCCGCAGCCCTCGAGAGGAAGGCCTGTGGGGTGCGGCCTCGCGGGTAGAGCTCAGGGCTTCCCCTGCCCGGGCTCAATTGCTCAAGCCCGGAGTCCTCCCCCAGGTCCCCGCGGAGACGCCTGCGCGAAAACGCGGACCCAGACCTCAGAATAACCCTGCTCATAACCCCGAGCACGTGG AAGTCCCCAGGCAGAGCTCAGACCCCCTGTTCCAATTTCCGCCTCCAGGCAGGGGGGAAAGGCCACCAGGGGCCACAGCGCAGCCACCCTCAGCACCCTCAGGG GTGAAGACAAACGTTAGGGTGGTGGCACCCTCCCTGACTTCACAGGCCGCGGCTCAGGCGGTCAATCGGGCCCTGATCCGCTGTGACCTGGCCCGGGGCGGTGGGCCGAGGGAGGCCGGCGCGCGACGG GTCCCTTCCCGCCTGTCCCGGGAGGCCCCGGAACCCCGACCCGGTCGAAGGATGTTTGGCACCTCGGCCTCGCAGGGGGCCCAGGGCGCAGCCAGAGCTGCGCTTGGCGGCTACTCACAGGCCTACGGGACCGTGTGCCGCTCAGCGCTGGGCCGGCTGCCTCTACTCCCCGGACCACGTGCTTGA
- the Fam83h gene encoding protein FAM83H, with protein sequence MARRSQSSSQGDNPLAPGYLPPHYKEYYRLAVDALTEGGREAYNRFLASEGAPDFLCPEEVEYVSRHLQPPQYVAREAPEGSPPDVDMDGSSGTYWPVNSDQAVPELDLGWPLTFGFQGTEVTTLVQPPPPDSPSIKDEARRMIRSAQQVVAVVMDMFTDVDLLSEVLEAAARRVPVYILLDEMNAQHFLDMADKCRVNLHHVDFLRVRTVAGPTYYCRTGKSFKGHLKEKFLLVDCAVVMSGSYSFMWSFEKIHRSLAHVFQGELVSSFDEEFRILFAQSEPLVPSAGMLARMDAYALAPYSGAGPLVGVPGVGQPTPFSFPKRAHLLFPPPREEGLGFPSFLDPDRHFLSAFRREELQRMPGGALEPHAGHRSLARPTEAGPIGELAGHRGFFQARHLEMDAFKRHSYTAADGAGAMENFAAARQVSRQTFLSHGDDFRFQTSHFQRDQLYQQHYQWDPQFAPTRPQGLFEKIRAGRPGFADPDDFALGAGPRFPELGADVHQRLEYVPSSASREVRHGSDPAFGTGPRGMEPNGAPRPNLGQRFPCQVSTRQGLDTTPEVEPERRGGTEGRAGLRQWRVASYLSGCHGDGGEEGLPMEAEAYEDEVLVPGGRDLLPSAFRTPAPFPAKGPKPGSGSGGGDSSEREGPEETSLVKQDSFRSRLNPLIQRSSRLRSSLIFASQAEGTGGTTATTTEKVQLLHKEQTVSETVGPSGEAVRSSASAKVAELLEKYKGPARDPGGAGGLITASSHSKAVVAQSWREEVVAPGGAGTERRSLESCLLDLRDSFAQQLHQEAERHPGAASLTAAQLLDTLGSTERLPSRLLSAQGRSLSPQGRDSPPLEGPGTHQLPYSEPKGSPTPAHPERKGSPTPGFPTRRGSPTTGLIEQKGSPTSPYPDRRGSPVPLPERRTSPVPPVPERRGSPVPPVPERRGSLTFAGETSKTAPTEEVAGGPMEVLRKGSLRLRQLLSPKGERRGEDEGSFPVPQENGQPESPRRPSLGRGDSTEAAAEERSSKVRLASATANALYSSNLRDDTKAILEQISAHGQKHRGVPAPGPAHSSPELGRPTTSGDLTPDMSDKDKCSAIFRSDSIGTQGRLSRTLPASAEERDKLLRRMESMRKEKRVYSRFEVFCKKEEAGNTGAGDNLADEDTRDSKMGKFVPKILGTFKSKK encoded by the exons ATGGCCCGTCGCTCCCAGAGCAGCTCACAGGGGGACAACCCATTGGCACCTGGGTACCTGCCACCTCACTACAAAGAGTACTACCGACTGGCCGTGGATGCACTGACTGAGGGTGGGAGAGAAGCCTACAACCGCTTCTTGGCGTCTGAGGGGGCACCTGACTTCCTGTGCCCTGAGGAAGTGGAATATGTGAGCCGCCACCTGCAGCCCCCACAATATGTGGCCCGAGAAGCCCCTGAAGGCAGCCCTCCTGATGTGGACATGGATGGTTCCTCAGGCACCTACTGGCCAGTGAACTCAGACCAGGCTGTGCCTGAGCTGGACCTGGGCTGGCCCCTGACCTTTGGCTTCCAAGGCACAGAGGTCACCACACTGGttcagccaccaccacctgacagcCCCAGCATCAAAGATGAAGCTCGGAGGATGATCCGCTCTGCCCAGCAG gtggttgctgtggtgatggacatGTTCACTGACGTGGATCTGCTCAGTGAAGTCCTAGAGGCCGCTGCAAGGCGAGTCCCAGTCTACATCCTGCTGGATGAAATGAACGCTCAGCACTTCCTAGACATGGCAGACAAGTGTCGCGTCAACCTGCACCACGTGGAT TTCCTGCGTGTGCGCACAGTGGCAGGGCCTACCTATTACTGCCGCACTGGGAAGTCGTTCAAGGGCCATCTGAAGGAGAAGTTCTTGCTGGTGGACTGTGCTGTAGTGATGAGCGGCAGTTATAG CTTCATGTGGTCCTTCGAGAAAATCCACCGCAGCCTGGCTCATGTGTTCCAGGGAGAGCTGGTCTCCAGCTTCGATGAAGAGTTCCGCATCCTCTTCGCGCAGTCAGAGCCACTGGTGCCCTCAGCTGGGATGCTAGCCCGCATGGATGCCTATGCACTTGCTCCATACTCTGGGGCTGGGCCTCTGGTGGGCGTCCCGGGGGTTGGACAACCAACACCTTTTTCGTTCCCTAAACGGGCGCACCTCCTATTCCCACCGCCCCGGGAAGAAGGCCTGGGCTTCCCCTCTTTCCTAGACCCTGACCGCCACTTCCTATCGGCCTTCCGCCGTGAGGAGCTGCAGCGTATGCCTGGGGGTGCATTGGAGCCCCACGCAGGGCACCGGTCACTGGCGCGTCCCACTGAGGCTGGACCTATCGGAGAGCTAGCAGGACACCGGGGCTTCTTCCAGGCCCGGCACTTGGAGATGGATGCCTTCAAGCGGCACAGCTACACAGCAGCTGATGGAGCTGGAGCCATGGAGAACTTTGCGGCTGCACGGCAGGTGTCACGACAGACATTCCTCAGCCATGGTGATGACTTCCGTTTCCAGACCAGCCACTTCCAACGTGACCAACTCTACCAGCAGCATTACCAGTGGGATCCACAGTTTGCACCCACGCGCCCGCAGGGCCTCTTTGAGAAGATTCGTGCAGGCCGACCTGGCTTTGCAGACCCTGATGACTTTGCACTAGGTGCTGGGCCCCGCTTCCCAGAACTCGGTGCTGATGTGCACCAACGGCTAGAATATGTTCCATCCAGTGCTTCTCGAGAGGTACGCCACGGTTCGGATCCTGCCTTTGGAACCGGCCCTCGTGGTATGGAACCTAATGGGGCCCCACGTCCCAACCTGGGTCAGCGCTTTCCATGCCAAGTATCCACGAGGCAAGGTCTGGACACAACTCCGGAGGTGGAGCCTGAGCGCAGGGGTGGAACCGAGGGACGGGCCGGGCTACGTCAATGGCGCGTTGCTTCCTACCTGAGCGGCTGCCATGGTGATGGTGGGGAGGAGGGTCTTCCTATGGAGGCTGAGGCCTATGAAGATGAAGTGCTGGTTCCTGGAGGCCGAGACCTGCTCCCCTCCGCCTTCCGCACTCCTGCACCGTTCCCAGCCAAGGGACCAAAGCCAGGCTCAGGAAGCGGTGGTGGCGATAGCTCCGAGAGAGAGGGCCCAGAGGAAACAAGTCTGGTTAAGCAGGACTCCTTCCGCTCACGCTTGAATCCGCTCATCCAGCGCAGCTCCAGGTTGCGCTCATCCCTCATCTTTGCCTCACAGGCCGAGGGTACTGGTGggaccacagccaccaccacagaAAAGGTACAGCTGCTGCACAAAGAGCAGACAGTCAGTGAAACTGTGGGTCCCAGTGGAGAGGCTGTTCGTTCCAGCGCCTCGGCGAAAGTGGCGGAGCTACTGGAGAAATACAAGGGTCCTGCCCGCGACCCTGGTGGTGCAGGTGGTCTCATCACTGCCTCCAGCCACAGCAAGGCTGTAGTGGCCCAGTCCTGGCGGGAGGAGGTGGTAGCACCAGGAGGAGCGGGAACTGAGCGCCGCAGCCTTGAGAGTTGCTTGCTTGATTTGCGGGACTCCTTCGCACAGCAATTACATCAGGAGGCAGAGCGACACCCAGGAGCAGCTTCACTGACTGCTGCGCAGCTGCTCGACACGCTGGGCAGCACAGAACGCCTGCCTTCACGCTTGCTCTCCGCCCAGGGTCGCTCCTTGTCTCCACAAGGGCGAGATAGCCCTCCACTTGAAGGGCCCGGAACGCACCAGCTGCCTTATTCTGAGCCAAAAGGGAGCCCCACTCCTGCTCACCCCGAGCGCAAGGGGAGCCCTACACCTGGATTCCCCACTCGGAGGGGCAGCCCGACCACAGGATTGATTGAGCAGAAGGGGAGTCCCACTTCGCCCTACCCAGACCGGAGGGGCAGCCCGGTGCCCCTACCTGAGCGCAGGACCAGTCCAGTGCCCCCAGTGCCTGAACGCAGGGGCAGTCCGGTGCCTCCTGTCCCTGAGCGTAGAGGCAGTCTCACCTTCGCTGGGGAGACTTCGAAGACAGCACCTACGGAAGAGGTGGCTGGTGGTCCCATGGAAGTCCTGCGAAAGGGCTCCCTCCGCCTTAGGCAGTTGCTGAGCCCCAAAGGCGAACGGCGAGGGGAGGATGAGGGCAGCTTCCCAGTTCCACAGGAAAATGGGCAGCCTGAGAGTCCCCGGCGGCCCTCGCTGGGTCGGGGTGACAGCACAGAGGCTGCCGCAGAAGAGAGAAGCTCAAAGGTACGCTTAGCTTCAGCTACTGCCAATGCCTTATACAGCAGCAACTTGAGAGATGACACGAAGGCCATTCTGGAGCAAATCAGTGCCCATGGCCAGAAGCACCGCGGAGTCCCTGCTCCAGGCCCAGCTCACAGCAGTCCTGAGCTAGGTCGCCCAACAACTTCAGGAGACTTGACTCCAGACATGTCCGACAAGGACAAGTGTTCAGCCATCTTCCGCTCAGACAGCATAGGGACACAAGGCCGGCTCAGCCGCACCCTGCCGGCCAGCGCAGAGGAGCGTGACAAGCTCTTGCGCCGCATGGAGAGCATGCGCAAAGAAAAACGTGTCTACAGTCGCTTCGAGGTCTTCTGCAAAAAGGAGGAAGCTGGCAATACTGGGGCAGGAGACAACCTGGCAGATGAGGACACCAGAGACAGTAAAATGGGCAAGTTTGTTCCCAAGATTCTGGGTACATTCAAAAGCAAAAAATGA